The Chryseobacterium nakagawai genome has a segment encoding these proteins:
- a CDS encoding SusC/RagA family TonB-linked outer membrane protein produces the protein MKNSYYKIGGIFFGLMLTAVSTNTKAQTRTISGTVTVANKPLSGVTISQEGSNQVTTTSENGTYTLQVSAENPILLFRHPDYAEERITATNQTVVNISLEQKVKGIEEVILNAGYYKVKDKERTGSIAKVSAKDIENQPVTNVLASAQGRMAGVSITQNSGTPGAGFDIQIRGRNSLRTRLNSDTDGNQPLYIVDGVPIGGSVTSRYGAGILPNADINPLNAISPNDIESFEILKDADATAIYGSRGANGVVLITTKRGKRGNVKLSLNSSYALSQTLSNLKMMNTEQYIAMRKQAFANDNISVYPVNAYDVNGVWDSNRYTDWRKELIGNFATLSNTQLSLSGGSETTSFLVSLGHMEQTMVFGQDFRYRTNTISGNISHRSQDRKFSFNSSSLFSSLDNNLINSDITRNAYSLSPNAPALYDANGNLNWENNTFTNPVAAYENSYSNDNLQFMNNMSAEYEAFENFRIKVNGGFNYNTLEEWSLRPSTAFNPSTGATSLNSQSSKSNMNRFSMVVEPQITWLFKKGKHQLDILVGGTYQRDTNGSGAIQGTGYESNAFINNIGAAQTKVILDHITTEYRYAAFFGRVNYQFDKKYIVNITGRRDGSSRFGSNNKFANFGAVGAAWLFSEENFLKDSSWLSFGKLRGSFGSSGSDNIGDYQYLNTFATSTLIYNGTSGLSPTKLFNPDFSWERTVKMEAALELGLFKNRLNMTAAYYRNRSGNQLVGYQLPAVTGFSSVLANLDAVIKNTGFEFELRADVLKSENFSWNSSFNITFPQNKLISFPGLEGSTYANNYIVGEPISIIKLYQLTGVNPATGLYSFTDFNGDGRISSPDDRQIVENIGQRFFGGLSNELRYKNWNLSFLLQFVKQQSRNYNSIITSPGIMTNLPVEALNVWSPQNPNGLYMPYRSVNSSSNSLFQTSTASVSDGSFIRLKNVQINYTIPMRSSVFREAKVYFQGQNLLTWTKYFGIDPEFTSVGFLPPLRTYSLGVQLTL, from the coding sequence ATGAAAAATTCCTATTACAAGATAGGAGGTATTTTCTTTGGCCTTATGCTGACAGCTGTCAGCACCAACACAAAAGCCCAAACACGCACCATTTCCGGTACCGTTACTGTAGCCAATAAACCGCTTTCAGGAGTAACCATCTCCCAAGAAGGAAGCAATCAGGTAACGACTACCAGCGAAAACGGAACCTATACATTACAGGTTTCAGCAGAAAATCCCATCCTATTGTTCAGACATCCTGATTATGCTGAAGAACGAATCACAGCCACCAATCAGACCGTCGTCAATATCAGCTTAGAACAAAAAGTAAAGGGAATCGAAGAAGTTATTCTCAACGCTGGCTACTACAAGGTCAAAGACAAAGAAAGAACCGGTAGCATCGCCAAAGTTTCAGCAAAAGACATAGAAAATCAACCCGTGACCAATGTACTTGCCAGTGCGCAGGGTAGAATGGCAGGAGTAAGCATTACCCAAAACTCAGGAACTCCCGGAGCAGGTTTTGATATTCAGATTCGTGGGCGAAACAGTCTCCGCACCCGTTTGAATTCGGATACCGACGGAAACCAACCCCTGTATATAGTGGATGGTGTTCCTATCGGAGGGAGCGTTACTTCAAGATACGGAGCCGGAATTTTACCGAATGCCGATATCAATCCTTTAAATGCAATCAGCCCCAACGATATTGAAAGTTTTGAAATTCTCAAGGATGCCGATGCCACTGCCATCTACGGTTCGCGGGGAGCAAATGGAGTAGTACTCATTACCACCAAAAGAGGAAAGAGAGGAAATGTTAAACTTTCCCTGAATTCTTCTTATGCTCTGAGTCAGACTTTATCTAACCTTAAGATGATGAACACAGAACAGTATATTGCCATGAGAAAACAAGCTTTTGCCAATGACAATATTTCTGTGTATCCTGTCAATGCCTACGATGTGAACGGTGTTTGGGACAGCAACCGTTACACGGACTGGAGAAAAGAACTGATCGGGAATTTTGCCACTTTGTCCAACACACAGCTTTCATTAAGCGGAGGAAGTGAAACCACCAGTTTTCTGGTAAGTCTGGGACATATGGAACAGACCATGGTATTCGGGCAGGATTTCAGGTATAGAACGAATACGATTTCCGGAAATATCAGCCACCGCTCTCAGGACAGGAAATTCAGTTTTAACTCATCCAGTTTATTTTCATCATTAGATAATAATCTGATCAATTCTGATATCACAAGGAATGCGTACAGTCTTTCTCCTAATGCACCCGCTTTATATGATGCTAACGGAAATCTGAATTGGGAAAATAATACGTTTACCAATCCTGTTGCCGCTTATGAGAATTCATATTCCAACGATAATCTTCAGTTCATGAATAATATGAGTGCAGAATATGAAGCATTTGAGAATTTCAGAATTAAGGTTAACGGAGGATTTAACTATAATACCCTTGAAGAATGGTCTTTACGCCCAAGTACAGCTTTTAATCCTTCCACCGGAGCAACTTCACTTAATTCACAGTCTTCCAAAAGTAATATGAACCGTTTTTCTATGGTCGTCGAACCACAGATCACCTGGCTGTTTAAAAAAGGAAAACATCAGCTGGATATTTTGGTGGGAGGAACTTATCAGAGAGATACCAACGGATCAGGTGCTATTCAGGGAACCGGTTATGAAAGCAATGCCTTTATTAATAATATCGGAGCGGCACAGACCAAGGTCATTCTGGATCATATCACCACAGAATACCGATATGCAGCATTTTTCGGAAGGGTTAATTATCAGTTTGATAAAAAATATATTGTCAACATTACCGGTAGACGGGATGGAAGCAGCAGATTCGGAAGCAATAACAAGTTTGCCAATTTCGGTGCGGTAGGAGCAGCATGGCTGTTTTCGGAAGAGAATTTCCTGAAAGATAGTTCATGGTTGAGTTTCGGAAAACTGCGAGGAAGTTTTGGTTCCTCAGGTAGTGATAATATCGGAGATTATCAGTATCTGAATACATTCGCAACATCAACGCTGATTTATAATGGGACATCAGGACTCAGCCCAACCAAATTATTCAATCCTGATTTCAGTTGGGAAAGAACAGTGAAAATGGAGGCGGCTCTTGAACTGGGATTGTTCAAAAACAGACTGAACATGACGGCAGCATATTACAGAAACCGCTCCGGAAATCAGTTGGTAGGCTACCAGCTTCCAGCAGTAACAGGGTTCAGTTCGGTTTTAGCGAACTTGGATGCAGTTATTAAGAATACAGGCTTTGAATTTGAATTGAGAGCAGATGTTCTGAAATCTGAAAACTTCTCATGGAATAGTTCTTTTAATATAACATTTCCTCAGAACAAACTGATTTCATTTCCGGGTCTTGAAGGTTCTACCTATGCGAACAACTATATTGTTGGAGAACCCATTTCAATCATTAAACTGTATCAGTTAACGGGCGTAAATCCCGCTACCGGATTATACAGCTTTACGGATTTCAACGGTGACGGAAGAATCTCATCACCGGACGACCGCCAGATTGTGGAAAATATAGGGCAACGGTTTTTTGGAGGATTAAGCAATGAGCTGAGATACAAAAACTGGAACTTATCTTTCCTTTTACAGTTTGTAAAACAACAGAGCCGAAATTACAACTCAATTATAACCTCACCGGGCATTATGACCAATCTTCCGGTGGAAGCGCTCAATGTCTGGTCTCCTCAAAATCCAAACGGACTTTATATGCCGTACCGATCTGTGAATTCATCTTCTAACAGTCTTTTTCAGACCAGTACAGCCAGTGTGTCTGACGGATCGTTTATACGCTTGAAAAATGTTCAGATCAATTATACCATTCCGATGCGCTCATCAGTATTTCGGGAAGCTAAAGTCTACTTTCAGGGACAGAATCTTCTGACATGGACGAAATATTTCGGAATTGATCCTGAATTTACATCTGTAGGTTTCTTACCCCCTTTACGGACTTACTCATTGGGAGTACAGCTGACCCTTTAA
- a CDS encoding restriction endonuclease subunit S, translating into MKLLEKHFEIALETPEGITRLRELILKLGIQGKLVTQDHKDESGIILIEKIRIEKQKLIDKGLIKKQKELEKVADEEMLYTLPKGWVFERLNNVIDVRDGTHNSPKDATGINTFPLITSKNFINGIIDFDSARRISEEDHIEISKRSNVEKDDILFSMIGGNLGNQVIVSDNRQFSIKNVALLKFYNKDLTIPFFIKKYTEYLALDIQMKAKGGAQPFVGLGELRNLIIGLPPVEEQKRIVEKINQLILLCDKLEAERNRKNKLQLQINSAAINNLIKANDEITFNNAWSFIANQFDTLYAVKQNVTDLKEVILNLAMRGKLVSQDNHEQSAIELHKEILIEKSNLIKSGSIRKQKELPAVKKDEITYELPKNWKWVRLNDFGTWKSGSTPNRSNSSFYEGNIPWVKSGEVKQGKIKFTTETITDYALEKCSLHINPIGSVLIAMYGANIGEAGILEIEAATNQAVCACNTFAGIDNNFLYNVILSLKNNFISQGAGAAQPNISREKIINTVVPLPPYEEQKRIVNKINQLFELCETLEKKIEQSSKKQSQILNAVLAQI; encoded by the coding sequence ATGAAATTATTAGAAAAACATTTTGAAATTGCATTAGAAACTCCTGAAGGCATTACCCGATTGCGTGAACTGATTTTAAAATTAGGCATACAAGGAAAATTAGTAACCCAAGATCATAAAGATGAGTCTGGTATTATATTAATAGAAAAAATAAGAATTGAAAAACAGAAACTAATCGATAAAGGATTAATTAAGAAGCAAAAAGAACTTGAAAAAGTTGCAGATGAAGAAATGCTCTATACTCTTCCAAAAGGATGGGTATTTGAAAGATTAAATAATGTCATTGATGTTCGGGATGGTACTCATAATTCACCAAAAGATGCTACTGGTATTAATACATTTCCTTTAATAACTAGTAAAAATTTTATTAATGGAATAATTGATTTTGACAGTGCTAGAAGAATTTCGGAAGAAGATCATATTGAAATATCAAAACGTTCTAATGTTGAAAAGGACGATATTCTTTTTTCAATGATTGGTGGCAATCTTGGTAATCAAGTAATAGTTTCAGATAATCGTCAATTTAGTATTAAAAATGTAGCATTATTGAAATTTTACAATAAAGATTTAACCATTCCTTTTTTTATCAAAAAATATACAGAGTATTTAGCTTTAGATATACAGATGAAAGCAAAAGGTGGTGCTCAACCTTTTGTTGGTTTAGGTGAATTAAGAAACCTAATTATTGGACTTCCTCCTGTTGAAGAACAAAAAAGAATAGTTGAAAAAATAAACCAACTAATTCTTTTATGTGATAAGCTAGAAGCAGAACGAAATCGCAAAAACAAATTACAACTTCAAATAAATTCGGCAGCTATTAACAACCTAATTAAAGCTAATGACGAAATAACATTTAATAATGCTTGGAGTTTTATTGCCAACCAATTTGATACTCTATATGCAGTAAAGCAAAATGTAACCGATTTAAAAGAAGTAATTCTAAATCTAGCCATGAGAGGTAAGTTAGTCTCTCAAGACAATCATGAACAATCTGCGATAGAATTGCACAAGGAAATACTTATCGAAAAAAGCAATTTAATTAAAAGCGGAAGTATTAGAAAACAAAAAGAACTGCCTGCTGTTAAAAAAGATGAAATCACTTATGAATTACCTAAAAATTGGAAATGGGTTAGATTAAATGATTTCGGTACTTGGAAGTCAGGTTCAACACCAAATAGAAGTAACAGTTCATTTTATGAAGGTAATATTCCGTGGGTTAAATCAGGGGAAGTCAAGCAAGGAAAAATAAAATTCACAACCGAAACCATTACTGATTACGCATTAGAAAAATGCTCATTACATATCAATCCTATTGGTTCTGTTTTAATAGCAATGTATGGAGCTAATATTGGCGAAGCTGGTATTTTAGAAATTGAAGCTGCAACAAATCAAGCGGTTTGTGCATGTAATACTTTTGCAGGGATAGACAATAATTTTTTATACAACGTCATTCTTTCTTTGAAAAACAACTTTATTTCTCAAGGTGCTGGTGCAGCTCAACCAAATATCTCTCGTGAAAAGATTATCAATACTGTTGTTCCGTTACCCCCCTATGAAGAGCAAAAAAGAATTGTAAATAAAATTAATCAACTCTTTGAACTTTGCGAGACACTAGAAAAAAAAATTGAGCAATCATCAAAAAAACAATCTCAAATCCTAAATGCGGTTTTAGCACAAATATAG
- a CDS encoding AAA family ATPase: MRLKYLHIIGEYKNLKDFKLDFDGSSFIDVFVGKNGTGKSNLFEAIIEIFRHLFVSDYEINFDYKIVYELNKEDINISWEAGKLLRNGNELKSIPKNNLPDNIIIYYSGHNDKVSDLVTQYEQEFKKKVKGANVDDIREFIGIGKEYKSLLLAILLLQNDHNNAKKYIKQKLGISQVSHEVKIVLKRPDYAIDNEGFDVDPFDNSTAFWKAEGVVGEFLKKIDTVKKGAQLPETRDRQEGYFRNTKNQDEYLLYYDIADMQSKFLENSSLDLFRSFDNLKTIEMLKELSIVVTLENGTVANINNFSDGQFQTVYIYSIVELFKDKNCLTLLDEPDAFLHPEWQFDFLKQVLEINEKKLERNHVLLSSHSAITLLQSEERKVNFFKITNNKLNIYKVDKAYAISQLSSQLINLQVDKQILSIIHTLGQDKPILFTEGYSDPIILKYAYQILYDTNDIPFEICFGHGCLYLRLLLQNKKFLDEMNGRPIFGLFDFDEAYGEWSSIKMNKDLLENDLKKGLAKQFNDRESYALLLPIPNIPEILPQVMKSDGTTYENYSKLEMEHLFYSDTTKESFHEVEITGGAKIIEISDARKMKFSTEIVPKLTKASFEIFRPMFEFIESKVSS; the protein is encoded by the coding sequence ATGAGACTTAAGTATTTACATATAATAGGAGAGTACAAAAACCTAAAAGATTTCAAATTAGATTTTGATGGCAGCAGTTTTATAGATGTTTTTGTAGGTAAAAATGGTACTGGTAAATCTAATTTGTTTGAGGCTATAATCGAAATTTTTAGGCATTTATTCGTGTCCGATTATGAAATAAATTTTGATTATAAAATAGTATACGAACTTAACAAGGAAGATATAAACATTAGTTGGGAAGCAGGAAAACTACTTCGCAATGGTAATGAATTAAAATCAATCCCTAAAAATAATTTGCCCGACAATATTATAATCTACTATTCTGGTCATAATGATAAAGTATCAGATTTAGTTACACAATATGAGCAGGAATTCAAGAAGAAAGTTAAAGGTGCAAACGTTGATGATATTAGAGAATTTATAGGTATTGGAAAAGAATATAAATCATTATTATTGGCTATTTTATTATTACAAAATGATCACAATAATGCGAAAAAATATATAAAGCAAAAATTAGGAATTAGCCAAGTTAGTCATGAAGTGAAAATTGTTTTAAAAAGACCGGATTATGCAATAGATAATGAGGGTTTCGATGTTGATCCATTTGATAACTCAACTGCTTTTTGGAAAGCAGAGGGTGTTGTTGGTGAATTTTTAAAAAAAATTGATACAGTTAAAAAAGGTGCACAATTGCCGGAAACTAGAGACCGACAAGAAGGATATTTTAGAAATACAAAAAATCAAGATGAATATCTTCTCTATTATGACATAGCTGATATGCAATCAAAATTTTTAGAAAATAGTTCCTTAGATTTATTTAGAAGTTTTGACAATTTGAAAACTATTGAAATGTTAAAAGAACTTTCTATAGTTGTTACTCTAGAAAATGGAACTGTAGCAAATATTAATAATTTCAGTGATGGTCAATTCCAAACAGTCTATATTTATTCTATCGTAGAATTATTTAAAGATAAAAACTGCTTAACTCTTCTAGATGAACCAGATGCTTTTTTGCACCCAGAATGGCAATTTGATTTTTTAAAACAAGTATTAGAGATTAACGAGAAAAAACTAGAAAGAAACCATGTGCTTTTAAGTAGTCATAGTGCAATTACTTTGCTTCAAAGCGAAGAGCGCAAAGTGAATTTTTTTAAAATTACTAATAATAAACTAAATATATACAAAGTAGATAAAGCTTATGCAATTTCTCAATTATCTTCGCAATTAATCAATCTCCAAGTAGATAAACAAATATTGAGTATAATCCATACACTTGGACAGGATAAGCCAATTCTTTTCACAGAAGGATATTCTGACCCAATAATTTTAAAATATGCCTATCAAATACTTTATGACACAAATGATATACCTTTTGAAATATGTTTTGGTCATGGATGTTTGTATCTGAGACTGCTTTTACAAAATAAAAAGTTTTTAGACGAAATGAATGGTAGACCTATATTTGGTTTATTTGATTTTGATGAGGCATATGGTGAATGGAGCTCTATAAAGATGAATAAAGATTTACTTGAGAATGATTTGAAAAAGGGACTTGCTAAACAGTTCAATGACAGAGAAAGCTATGCATTATTATTGCCGATACCTAATATACCAGAAATATTACCCCAAGTAATGAAAAGTGATGGGACGACTTATGAAAACTATTCTAAGTTAGAGATGGAACATCTATTTTATTCAGATACAACTAAAGAAAGTTTTCACGAAGTTGAAATAACTGGAGGAGCAAAAATAATCGAAATTAGTGATGCTCGAAAAATGAAGTTTTCTACAGAAATTGTACCTAAATTAACAAAGGCAAGTTTTGAAATATTTAGACCAATGTTTGAGTTTATAGAGAGCAAAGTTTCTTCTTAA
- a CDS encoding RagB/SusD family nutrient uptake outer membrane protein — MATNINKITAIAVLCILTTLISCEKMLEVDLPENQMLSETVFQDAQTANSVLSGLYAGLWEASPIAGDQSGRILSLYTDDLTYYAVNATNGLPEISNNTLIDTNQFVSSVWSAAYQKIYVSNSIIEGLNSSSSISAAEKNRMTGEALTIRSLLFFYLQQIYGDIPYPVTTNYQINQSITKTNSEEVLQRIESDLTEAVELLPDQYRSAERIFINKKTAQLMLAKVQMQRSKYAEAESTLKAVIQSPLYQFQNDITKVFLKSGTHIIWQLKPKNSGDPVREATLYYFANVAPYSMSLSPALVSSFQTGDLRKQHWMAAVTVAGTTWYRAEKYKARSANTMENSIVFRLEEAYLLLAESLAKQNKTAEALPYINPIRQRAAEPLLASSVSQNTLLDEILKENRKEFFTEMGHRFIDLKRAGQLNTLQTTKTNWKDFHKVWPLPQKELLMNPNMNPQNSGY, encoded by the coding sequence ATGGCAACAAATATTAATAAAATAACAGCAATAGCAGTGCTTTGTATTCTGACTACACTGATATCGTGCGAAAAAATGCTGGAAGTAGATCTTCCGGAAAATCAGATGCTGTCTGAAACAGTGTTTCAGGATGCCCAAACTGCTAATTCGGTACTTTCGGGTTTATACGCCGGACTTTGGGAAGCTTCGCCGATTGCAGGAGATCAGAGTGGCAGAATACTGAGTCTTTACACCGATGATTTGACGTACTACGCAGTCAACGCTACCAACGGGCTTCCCGAGATTTCCAATAATACTTTGATAGACACCAATCAATTTGTAAGTTCAGTATGGTCTGCAGCCTATCAGAAAATATATGTCAGCAATTCAATAATTGAAGGACTGAATAGCTCAAGTTCTATATCAGCTGCTGAAAAAAACAGAATGACAGGGGAAGCTTTGACCATTCGTTCTTTGCTCTTTTTTTATCTGCAGCAAATCTATGGTGATATCCCGTATCCAGTTACAACTAATTATCAGATCAATCAATCCATTACCAAGACAAATTCTGAGGAGGTTTTACAGCGCATTGAATCAGATCTTACAGAGGCAGTAGAACTATTACCGGATCAATACCGTTCTGCAGAAAGGATTTTTATTAACAAAAAAACGGCTCAACTGATGCTGGCAAAAGTTCAGATGCAAAGATCAAAATATGCTGAAGCTGAAAGTACTTTAAAAGCCGTCATTCAAAGTCCTCTGTACCAATTTCAGAATGATATTACAAAAGTTTTTCTAAAATCAGGAACGCATATTATCTGGCAACTTAAACCAAAGAACAGTGGTGATCCTGTCAGAGAAGCTACCCTCTATTATTTCGCCAATGTAGCACCTTATTCTATGTCCCTGTCTCCGGCTCTTGTCAGTTCATTCCAGACCGGTGATCTCCGTAAACAGCATTGGATGGCGGCTGTTACCGTAGCAGGAACGACCTGGTACCGTGCAGAAAAATATAAAGCAAGATCTGCTAATACAATGGAAAACTCTATCGTTTTCCGACTGGAAGAGGCTTATCTTCTTTTAGCTGAATCTTTGGCTAAACAAAATAAGACTGCGGAAGCGCTTCCTTACATCAATCCTATAAGACAGAGGGCAGCTGAACCCCTTTTGGCAAGTTCAGTTTCACAGAACACTCTTTTGGATGAAATTCTGAAAGAAAATAGAAAAGAGTTTTTTACGGAAATGGGTCACCGCTTTATAGATCTGAAAAGAGCAGGGCAGTTGAATACCTTACAAACGACTAAGACAAATTGGAAGGATTTTCATAAAGTTTGGCCTCTGCCGCAGAAGGAACTGTTAATGAACCCCAATATGAACCCTCAAAATTCAGGATACTAA
- a CDS encoding alpha/beta hydrolase family protein has product MKTVCLLLWLCSGILIKAQKTDAEMDQWMSRFSTAIGGLQVTDDQRFALVTKYYRKNSDTILIFDTKSENIILDTLLKKNKVAFLNNNLAFAVGNGTAELIDLPSKKRKKFDQIISGEILSVSKQVVLLDHAKNINIYDYKGKLLHSSKGVQDFISDGDGRVYLVYKNGSTSEIAVWNGKTVKTIHTTSNGIKSIKYLPSKNFISLTEEYRKADDLELSVFLIRTSDNYLYKNKEISSSGFESVKISEIHDSDTFLIDFQHIQQPQKDKMVEVWYSGDKRLRDKKDGTKHHRYLHWNISKDEIIEIPTGHFSDFIGMNDAHYLWAYHTDEEFNYTGYRSFNVFRYDTYTDKAERIFENVEELVMSENRRFTLAYRIDKKMWILYDHFLNKIKDIMTTEKLTNPVMMSDQTALFECADGLFRYDLIKGSSKKIIVANNSKVTFHNLLGNLIHHISNFKFVERSADAKKPLVLNVKRTDYNDNGYFTFLNGEIRNLIPYTPNKIKDFKYDKKKNIIFTVEENFNVAASLYLTEKGDAEKKLLYHSNLHDQKSKFMKQDILSYKNSVGTALKGVLTYPVDFDSSKKYPVVVQVYSLLSGSADKYLYPDWGNTGFNKRTLIENGYFVFQPDILFDKRGTGLSALDCVNSGLDVIVNHPNIDASRLGLIGHSLGGYETNFISTHSKRFAAYVTGGSLGDIPHFYFSFSDLFNVANYMRFENGQFEMGEPYSDNKDVYFRNNPINYVENVSAPVLIWAGKKDTNTPLDQPMSFFMGLLRNDKKAVALLYDKQEHSLKDDSEEIKDLNNKVMDWWNYFLKKEENIDWINQEMKRDAQ; this is encoded by the coding sequence ATGAAAACCGTTTGTCTTTTATTATGGCTTTGCTCAGGTATCCTGATTAAAGCACAGAAAACTGATGCCGAAATGGATCAATGGATGTCTCGTTTTTCAACAGCAATAGGTGGCTTGCAGGTAACGGATGATCAACGGTTTGCCTTAGTAACGAAATATTACAGGAAGAATTCAGATACAATTTTGATTTTTGATACAAAATCAGAGAACATAATTTTAGATACTTTGCTAAAAAAAAATAAAGTTGCATTCCTGAATAACAATCTCGCATTTGCCGTAGGTAATGGTACAGCAGAACTGATCGATCTGCCGTCAAAAAAGAGAAAGAAGTTTGATCAAATAATTAGTGGAGAAATTCTGTCAGTGTCAAAACAGGTGGTTCTCCTTGATCATGCTAAGAATATCAATATCTATGACTATAAAGGGAAACTTCTGCATTCTTCAAAAGGAGTGCAGGATTTTATTTCGGATGGGGACGGCAGAGTATATCTGGTTTATAAAAATGGTAGCACCTCTGAAATTGCTGTATGGAATGGTAAAACTGTAAAAACGATACATACAACGAGCAATGGTATTAAATCAATAAAGTACCTGCCATCAAAAAATTTCATTTCATTGACAGAAGAATATCGGAAAGCAGATGATTTAGAATTAAGTGTTTTTTTAATCAGAACATCAGATAATTATTTATATAAGAATAAGGAAATCAGTTCTAGTGGATTTGAATCCGTTAAAATATCTGAGATTCATGATTCCGATACTTTCCTGATTGATTTTCAGCATATCCAGCAACCACAGAAAGATAAAATGGTAGAGGTATGGTATAGTGGAGATAAACGCCTGCGGGACAAAAAAGACGGAACAAAGCATCATCGGTACCTACACTGGAACATTTCAAAAGATGAGATCATAGAAATACCGACAGGTCATTTTTCTGATTTTATCGGGATGAATGATGCCCACTATCTTTGGGCATATCATACAGACGAAGAATTCAATTATACTGGCTATCGCAGTTTTAATGTATTCAGATATGATACTTATACCGATAAGGCTGAACGTATCTTTGAAAATGTCGAAGAATTGGTCATGAGTGAGAATCGCAGATTTACACTTGCGTACCGTATTGATAAAAAAATGTGGATCTTATATGACCATTTTCTCAACAAGATAAAAGATATTATGACTACCGAAAAGCTTACCAATCCAGTAATGATGTCTGATCAGACAGCCTTATTTGAATGTGCAGATGGTTTGTTCAGATATGATCTGATAAAAGGTAGCTCAAAAAAAATTATTGTTGCAAACAATTCAAAAGTGACCTTTCATAACTTACTCGGAAACCTGATCCATCATATAAGTAATTTTAAATTTGTCGAAAGAAGTGCCGATGCAAAGAAACCTCTAGTATTAAATGTAAAAAGAACAGATTATAATGATAACGGCTATTTTACATTTTTGAACGGAGAGATACGAAATCTAATTCCTTATACTCCCAACAAAATAAAAGACTTTAAATACGACAAAAAGAAAAACATAATATTTACTGTAGAGGAAAATTTTAATGTAGCCGCCAGTTTGTATTTAACTGAAAAAGGTGATGCCGAAAAGAAATTATTATACCATTCAAATTTGCATGATCAGAAATCAAAGTTTATGAAACAGGATATTCTGTCCTATAAAAACAGTGTGGGGACCGCTTTAAAAGGAGTTCTTACCTATCCTGTAGATTTTGATTCCTCGAAAAAATATCCCGTGGTGGTTCAGGTCTACAGTTTACTTTCCGGCAGTGCAGACAAGTACCTTTACCCTGACTGGGGTAATACTGGCTTTAACAAACGTACGCTTATAGAGAATGGTTATTTTGTTTTCCAACCGGATATACTATTCGATAAGAGAGGAACAGGTCTTTCCGCTTTGGATTGCGTGAACAGCGGTTTGGATGTAATTGTAAATCATCCGAATATTGATGCATCTCGGTTGGGATTGATTGGTCATTCTTTAGGAGGATACGAAACCAATTTCATCTCTACTCATTCCAAACGCTTTGCAGCATACGTTACAGGTGGATCATTAGGTGATATTCCTCACTTTTATTTTTCGTTCAGCGATCTTTTTAATGTTGCCAATTATATGCGGTTTGAAAACGGTCAGTTTGAGATGGGAGAACCATACTCTGATAATAAAGACGTGTATTTTCGTAATAATCCAATCAATTATGTGGAAAATGTGAGTGCACCGGTCTTGATATGGGCAGGAAAAAAAGATACTAATACTCCTTTGGATCAGCCTATGAGTTTCTTTATGGGATTGCTGCGAAATGATAAGAAGGCTGTGGCTTTACTGTATGACAAGCAGGAGCACTCTTTAAAGGATGATTCTGAGGAAATCAAAGACCTTAATAATAAGGTAATGGATTGGTGGAATTATTTTTTAAAAAAAGAGGAAAATATTGACTGGATTAATCAGGAAATGAAAAGGGACGCTCAATAG